CGTGTTCAATCCCTTTTTGTTCACCATACAGCGACTGATAAGAATCCTGAAGGCTGTTAAAAAGCTTCTCATAGTTCCCGAGCTTCAGTTTCTCTTCCTGCAGTTCTTCGTCTTCATTGGGCAATAGTTCGGCGCTGTTGATTTCTTCAAGCTGATATTGGATCAGATCAACCCTTTGGTTCATCTGCTGTTCGTTTTCTGTCAGATTTCTTAACTGCTTTCTCAAATCCTTATATTCATAATATACGGATTGATATTGGCTGATGAGAAGTTCCATATCATCATCGCCAAAGCTGTCGAGCAGCGATAGATGCATCTCAGGCTGCATTAAGTATTGTGTCTCATGCTGCCCATGGATATCAACCAGAGATTGCCCGAATTCTTTTAAAAGAGACAGCGTCACAAGCTTCCCGTTAATCCTGCATACACTTTTGCCGGACTCCATAATGTCCCTTTTTAAAACGACCATTCCATCCTGTATATCGATCCCCAATTCTTCAGCTTTTGAAAAAACGGGATGAGGAGCATCCACTAAAAATAACCCTTCAATCTCCGCTTTTGGTGTTCCATAGCGTACGAACTCTGAGGAACCTCTCCCTCCGATCAATAGACCGATGGCATCAATAATTATTGATTTTCCGGCACCAGTTTCCCCGGTTAGCACGGTGAGCCCTTTATTGAAGGAGATGGTTAATGCATCAATAATCGCAAAATTGCGGATGCTTAATTCTGCCAGCAATTACATCACACCTTACTTTTTAAGCTTTTGAGGTTAGAAACCCATTGATTTTACAGCATGTCCAGAAACCGCTGCGACACGTCGGGAGAAACATCTTTCGAACGGCATATTACCAGAATCGTATCATCACCGCAGATGGTTCCCATAATCTCTTCCCAGTCCAGATTATCGATCAGGGCACCAATCGCGTTGGCATTACCGGGCAGCGTTTTCATAACAATTAAGTGATCAGCCTGGTCGATGCTTACAAAGCTGTCGATCAGTGTCCGTCTTAGCTTTTGCAGCGGGTTGAAACGCTGATCTGCAGGCAGGCTGTATTTGTATCTTCCGTCTGACATCGGCACTTTTACAAGATGCAGTTCTTTAATATCACGGGAAACCGTAGCCTGTGTCACATTAAAATGAGCATTGCGAAGCTGCTCGACCAGGTCATCTTGTGTCTCAATTTCTTTATGTGTAATGATTTCTCTTATTTTAATATGACGTTGGCCTTTGTTCACGTCTTTCACCTCATTTAATATCAATTGAAGCCCAAATTCTTAAGTCATCTGCTCTTATCTTATAATATTGTCCGGTACTTGTACATTCTTTCTCTATTCTTACAATAACCACTATGAACAAAAAAATAACCCGTATCACTGATTTGTAATACGGGCCATTGTTTATTTATTCTTCTGCATCTGTTTTTTTGAATTGAAGGTGAGCCTCCGAAACGACTTTCGCAATATCATCCTCTTGAAAGGTATCTGCTGTTTCTTCTTCAGACTTTAAGTGAACAAGAAATTCGATGTTTCCTTCCCCGCCAGTTATAGGAGAAAAAGAAAGATGCTTAACACTGTAGCCTTCGTTGCGGGAAAATCGGATGATTTCTCCGATAACCCGTTCGTGGATAGCAGGATCTCGTACGATTCCTTTTTTGCCAACATCCGCTCTCCCGGCTTCAAACTGAGGCTTGATCAAAGCCATGACCTCTCCGCCCGGTTTTAAGATGGTCTTAAGAACTGGCAGAATCAGTTTTAACGAAATGAACGAAACATCAATCGTAGCAAATTCCGGCAGACCGAAGGCAAGATCCCCCGGTTTGACGTACCGGAAATTTGTTTTTTCCATTACAGCTACACGTTCATCCTGTCTGATTTTCCAGGCAAGCTGATTGTATCCGACATCAAGGGCAT
This genomic stretch from Fictibacillus marinisediminis harbors:
- the ahrC gene encoding transcriptional regulator AhrC/ArgR gives rise to the protein MNKGQRHIKIREIITHKEIETQDDLVEQLRNAHFNVTQATVSRDIKELHLVKVPMSDGRYKYSLPADQRFNPLQKLRRTLIDSFVSIDQADHLIVMKTLPGNANAIGALIDNLDWEEIMGTICGDDTILVICRSKDVSPDVSQRFLDML
- a CDS encoding TlyA family RNA methyltransferase, whose translation is MKKERIDVLLVERGLSETREKAKRSIMAGLVYSGSERLDKPGLKIDIEAPLAVKGNALPYVSRGGLKLEKAIKAFSLNLEGKIVLDIGASTGGFTDCALQNGAEFVYALDVGYNQLAWKIRQDERVAVMEKTNFRYVKPGDLAFGLPEFATIDVSFISLKLILPVLKTILKPGGEVMALIKPQFEAGRADVGKKGIVRDPAIHERVIGEIIRFSRNEGYSVKHLSFSPITGGEGNIEFLVHLKSEEETADTFQEDDIAKVVSEAHLQFKKTDAEE